Proteins co-encoded in one Dehalogenimonas sp. WBC-2 genomic window:
- the ftsZ gene encoding FtsZ (cell division protein FtsZ), whose product MAKTIYVPSGARIKVIGCGGAGCNAITRMVREQIRGVEFVAMNTDAQALAITEAPLRVQLGERCTRGLGAGGDNKMGRKAAEESKEEIKQVVGECDMVFVTAGMGGGTGTGSASVVAATAKASGALTIAVVTKPFSFEGTHRSKVAEEGIAELMECVDTLILIPNDRLFEICDQKTGVDGAFRMADEVLHHGVQAIAEVITVPGIINLDFADVRAVMKDAGPAWMSIGHGKGQRRAVEAAKQALTSPLLDVSVQGSKGCIFNVVGDSTLTLFEVNEAADIIRQAVDPDANVIFGVTVDDSMRDEVRLTLIATGFADRTTSIDGRDKEITRLLRNIKTEKELEIPAFLRQRGLVGTARRPEPARQVAPPVSHSYQKRW is encoded by the coding sequence ATGGCTAAAACTATCTATGTCCCAAGTGGAGCCAGGATTAAAGTAATTGGCTGTGGTGGAGCTGGTTGCAACGCTATCACCCGCATGGTACGCGAGCAAATCAGAGGTGTTGAATTTGTCGCCATGAATACCGATGCACAGGCGTTAGCCATCACAGAGGCTCCGCTGCGGGTGCAACTTGGCGAACGTTGTACCCGGGGTCTTGGTGCCGGGGGTGACAATAAAATGGGCCGAAAGGCTGCCGAAGAAAGCAAGGAAGAGATCAAACAGGTTGTCGGTGAATGTGACATGGTGTTCGTTACCGCAGGTATGGGTGGCGGTACCGGCACCGGCTCAGCTTCAGTTGTTGCTGCTACCGCTAAGGCCTCAGGGGCGCTTACCATTGCTGTTGTTACCAAGCCGTTCAGTTTTGAAGGTACTCACCGCAGTAAAGTAGCCGAAGAAGGCATTGCAGAACTCATGGAATGTGTCGACACCCTGATTCTGATCCCGAATGACAGGTTATTTGAGATCTGTGATCAGAAAACTGGCGTTGACGGTGCTTTCCGCATGGCTGATGAAGTGCTGCATCATGGCGTCCAGGCTATCGCGGAGGTTATCACTGTTCCCGGTATCATCAATCTTGATTTCGCTGATGTGCGTGCGGTGATGAAAGACGCCGGTCCTGCCTGGATGAGTATCGGTCATGGCAAAGGTCAGAGACGGGCTGTCGAAGCCGCCAAACAGGCCTTAACCAGTCCCCTGCTGGATGTCTCCGTTCAGGGCTCCAAGGGTTGTATCTTCAACGTTGTCGGCGATAGTACATTAACACTGTTTGAAGTCAACGAAGCGGCTGATATTATCCGCCAGGCGGTTGATCCTGATGCCAATGTTATTTTCGGTGTTACTGTTGACGACTCAATGCGCGACGAAGTTAGGTTAACCCTTATCGCTACCGGTTTTGCTGACCGGACGACTTCTATCGACGGCCGTGATAAAGAAATTACAAGGCTTTTGCGGAATATAAAAACTGAGAAAGAACTGGAAATACCTGCTTTTCTGCGGCAACGAGGCCTTGTCGGCACCGCCCGCCGGCCTGAACCGGCACGACAGGTTGCCCCGCCCGTTTCACATAGCTACCAAAAGCGTTGGTGA